The Deinococcus koreensis genome window below encodes:
- the alr gene encoding alanine racemase — MAALSARARALISRSALHGNLSALSARSGTPLILPVKAGAYGHGLEVTARLAAEHPGVWGFAVAVPREAQALAALELGRPILLLTPPTPDEVPVLADLGVRLPVASLAEAEALPPHARAHLKVDTGMNRLGARPEEAVSIGRRLHERGVLEGVYTHFATSDEPDLGFAHEQFRRFQGVLDRLPPVLAHASNGGGILSLGELPGMALARPGLASYGFAPAHLRGVAPLRPVMTLQARVTHVHTARAGETVSYGGLWTAPRDTRLATVGLGYADGYPRNATGKAQVLVQEERRAVVGRICMDQFMVDVTGLEVQTGDWIEVWGRQVTVSEVAAWGETVEYEVLTGLGERVERIGVA; from the coding sequence ATGGCTGCCCTGAGTGCCCGCGCCCGCGCCCTGATCTCCCGCTCCGCCCTGCACGGCAACCTGAGCGCCCTGTCGGCCCGCAGCGGGACGCCGCTGATCCTGCCGGTCAAGGCGGGCGCTTACGGCCACGGCCTGGAGGTCACGGCGCGCCTGGCGGCCGAGCATCCGGGGGTGTGGGGCTTCGCGGTGGCAGTGCCGCGGGAGGCGCAGGCCCTGGCGGCCCTGGAACTGGGCCGACCCATCCTGCTGCTCACCCCGCCCACTCCCGACGAGGTGCCCGTGCTCGCGGATCTGGGCGTGCGGCTGCCGGTGGCGTCACTCGCCGAGGCCGAGGCCCTGCCGCCCCACGCCCGCGCGCACCTGAAGGTGGACACCGGCATGAACCGCCTGGGCGCGCGACCCGAGGAGGCCGTGTCCATCGGCCGGCGGCTGCACGAGCGCGGCGTGCTGGAAGGCGTCTACACCCACTTCGCCACCAGCGACGAGCCGGATCTGGGCTTCGCCCACGAGCAGTTCCGGCGCTTCCAGGGGGTGCTGGACAGGCTGCCGCCCGTGCTGGCGCACGCCTCGAACGGGGGCGGCATCCTGAGCCTCGGCGAGCTTCCGGGCATGGCGCTGGCGCGGCCCGGTCTGGCCTCCTACGGCTTCGCGCCGGCGCATCTGCGGGGCGTGGCGCCCCTGCGGCCGGTGATGACCCTGCAGGCCCGGGTGACCCATGTCCACACCGCCCGCGCGGGCGAGACCGTCAGCTACGGCGGCCTCTGGACGGCCCCCCGCGACACCCGGCTGGCCACGGTGGGCCTGGGCTACGCCGACGGGTACCCCCGCAACGCCACCGGGAAGGCCCAGGTGCTCGTGCAGGAGGAGCGCCGCGCGGTCGTGGGCCGCATCTGCATGGATCAGTTCATGGTCGACGTGACCGGCCTGGAGGTGCAGACCGGCGACTGGATCGAAGTCTGGGGCCGGCAGGTCACGGTGTCCGAGGTCGCCGCCTGGGGCGAGACCGTCGAGTACGAGGTGCTGACCGGCCTGGGCGAGCGCGTGGAGCGGATCGGCGTGGCCTGA
- a CDS encoding prolipoprotein diacylglyceryl transferase, with product MNPVFLNIGGFTIAWYGVLITLGIVAGVWVGTRLARQRGLNVDLFNDIILWMIVWGLVGARLVFVLTSWDQFAGTPFPRILLDIVNLRAGGISIHGGLIGGILVLIYYARRYRFDFYRYADLAVPGVAFGIIGGRIGNIMNGTDTVGRVTGWPVGYRWPDSARAFHEGVCVKAANPDMDLSQYCQTIGGQVVMTAPVHFTQLYGVIIGIILSVAAYFWLRSRKTGWAFWQFWLWYSVLRAGWEETFRLNPLFPKTYLNQGLNAPGIGLFTETHLISALLIVLSVVMLLRLRNKPDDRSAATGQFLVPDGSAAKALPTT from the coding sequence ATGAATCCTGTCTTTCTCAACATCGGTGGCTTCACCATCGCCTGGTACGGGGTGCTCATCACCCTGGGCATCGTGGCGGGCGTCTGGGTCGGCACCCGCCTGGCCCGGCAGCGTGGGCTGAACGTCGATCTCTTCAACGACATCATCCTGTGGATGATCGTGTGGGGGCTGGTGGGCGCGCGGCTGGTGTTCGTGCTGACCTCGTGGGATCAGTTCGCGGGCACGCCCTTTCCCCGCATCCTGCTGGATATCGTGAACCTGCGGGCCGGCGGCATCAGCATCCACGGCGGGCTGATCGGCGGCATCCTGGTGCTGATCTACTACGCCCGGCGCTACCGCTTCGACTTCTACCGCTACGCCGACCTGGCCGTGCCCGGGGTGGCCTTCGGGATCATCGGCGGGCGCATCGGCAACATCATGAACGGCACCGACACGGTGGGCCGCGTGACGGGCTGGCCGGTCGGCTACCGCTGGCCCGACTCCGCCCGCGCCTTCCACGAGGGCGTGTGCGTGAAGGCCGCCAACCCGGACATGGATCTGTCGCAGTACTGCCAGACCATCGGCGGGCAGGTCGTCATGACGGCGCCGGTGCATTTCACGCAGCTCTACGGGGTCATCATCGGCATCATCCTGAGCGTCGCGGCCTACTTCTGGCTGCGGTCGCGCAAGACCGGCTGGGCGTTCTGGCAGTTCTGGCTGTGGTATTCGGTGCTGCGGGCCGGCTGGGAGGAGACCTTCCGCCTGAACCCGCTGTTTCCCAAGACGTACCTGAACCAGGGGCTGAACGCGCCGGGCATCGGCCTGTTCACCGAGACCCACCTGATCAGCGCCCTGCTGATCGTGCTCAGCGTGGTCATGCTGCTCAGGCTGCGGAACAAGCCGGACGACCGCTCGGCCGCCACCGGCCAGTTCCTGGTGCCCGACGGCTCGGCTGCCAAAGCGCTGCCCACGACCTGA
- a CDS encoding Sec-independent protein translocase subunit TatA/TatB has product MPNLGAPELIIILLVALVVFGPRKLPELGKSLGHGLREFRKHTSGITEEFKAGLDTTPAPAPVIAAQPVPVAAAAVAVTEPERSPERAPHVS; this is encoded by the coding sequence ATGCCCAATCTCGGCGCACCTGAACTGATCATCATCCTGCTCGTGGCCCTGGTGGTCTTCGGGCCCCGCAAGCTCCCTGAACTCGGCAAGTCGCTGGGCCACGGCCTGCGCGAGTTCCGCAAGCACACCAGCGGCATCACCGAGGAGTTCAAGGCCGGCCTCGACACCACGCCCGCCCCTGCTCCTGTAATCGCCGCTCAGCCCGTGCCTGTGGCCGCCGCCGCCGTCGCCGTGACCGAGCCCGAGCGCAGCCCCGAACGCGCTCCCCACGTCTCCTGA
- a CDS encoding ferritin-like domain-containing protein, whose translation MSQNTSTRRKFLGMTGMMGAGAVLSGCTSVIAANPMKTNLDATIFNFALNLEYLEAAFYLAAVGRLGELDTAGGDSSKVILPANFMAAAKNGTGIAGMSPAVRAYAEETANDERNHVAVIKAVLGSAAVVQPRIDLGPAFQAAGKAASGGAITGFDPFANELFFLHGAFIFEDVGVSAYKGAARLLVDDKPDGNLENAAGILAVEAYHAGMIRTLLYARKDEQVTPSLKVSDVVQAISNFRDSVDGTDDRDQGIVGGAGNPSYVAGANIVLADKNSIAFSRTPRQVANIVFFGENTAKGGFFPDGISGNAVTGDYSKILAL comes from the coding sequence ATGAGCCAGAACACTTCTACCCGCCGCAAGTTCCTCGGCATGACCGGCATGATGGGCGCCGGCGCCGTCCTCTCGGGCTGCACCAGCGTGATCGCTGCCAACCCCATGAAGACCAACCTGGACGCCACCATCTTCAACTTCGCGCTGAACCTGGAGTACCTGGAAGCGGCCTTCTACCTGGCCGCCGTGGGTCGTCTGGGTGAACTCGACACCGCCGGTGGTGACAGCAGCAAGGTCATCCTGCCCGCCAACTTCATGGCGGCGGCCAAGAACGGTACCGGCATCGCCGGCATGTCCCCCGCCGTGCGTGCCTATGCTGAAGAAACGGCCAACGATGAGCGCAACCACGTGGCCGTGATCAAGGCGGTGCTCGGCTCCGCTGCCGTGGTGCAGCCCCGCATCGACCTGGGGCCCGCCTTCCAGGCTGCCGGCAAGGCTGCTTCGGGCGGTGCGATCACGGGCTTCGACCCCTTCGCCAACGAACTGTTCTTCCTGCACGGCGCGTTCATCTTTGAAGATGTCGGCGTCAGCGCGTACAAGGGCGCCGCGCGTCTGCTGGTCGACGACAAGCCGGACGGCAACCTGGAGAACGCGGCAGGCATCCTGGCCGTTGAGGCCTATCACGCCGGCATGATCCGCACCCTGCTGTACGCCCGCAAGGACGAGCAGGTCACCCCCAGCCTGAAGGTCTCCGACGTCGTGCAGGCCATCAGCAACTTCCGTGATTCGGTCGACGGCACCGACGACCGGGATCAGGGCATCGTGGGCGGCGCGGGCAACCCCAGCTACGTCGCCGGGGCGAACATCGTGCTCGCCGACAAGAACTCCATCGCGTTCAGCCGCACGCCCCGCCAGGTGGCGAACATCGTCTTCTTCGGTGAGAACACCGCCAAGGGCGGCTTCTTCCCCGACGGCATCAGCGGCAACGCTGTCACGGGCGACTACAGCAAGATTCTCGCGCTGTAA
- a CDS encoding SDR family oxidoreductase, translated as MSLFRLDGRRALITGGSKGIGLAAAGQLRELGAQVTIAARGEDALKGAAQDIGAQWVVADVSTLDGVRAAIDAAGEIDILVSNAGGPAPSLPSQVGAEAWQRGFETTFLSTVRLAEAALGGMRERGWGRIIAITSLTVGRPSLTLPVSNAMRAAVTNHLRTLALEVAADGVTCNTVAPGYTATDRLKALHQSPADAEKLTARIPARRFGQPQEVAAAIAFLATNEAAYITGQEILVDGGWSI; from the coding sequence ATGAGCCTGTTCAGACTGGATGGCAGACGCGCCCTGATCACGGGGGGCAGCAAGGGCATCGGGCTCGCGGCGGCGGGGCAACTGCGGGAACTGGGCGCCCAGGTGACCATCGCCGCGCGGGGTGAGGACGCCCTGAAGGGGGCGGCCCAGGACATCGGCGCGCAGTGGGTGGTGGCCGATGTGAGCACCCTGGACGGGGTTCGGGCGGCCATCGACGCGGCCGGCGAGATCGACATCCTGGTCAGCAACGCGGGTGGCCCCGCCCCCAGCCTGCCCAGCCAGGTGGGCGCCGAGGCCTGGCAGCGCGGCTTCGAGACCACCTTCCTGAGCACCGTGCGGCTCGCCGAAGCCGCGCTGGGCGGCATGCGTGAGCGGGGCTGGGGACGGATCATCGCCATCACCAGCCTCACCGTGGGGCGGCCCTCGCTGACCCTGCCCGTGAGCAACGCCATGCGCGCCGCCGTGACCAACCATCTGCGAACCCTGGCGCTGGAGGTCGCCGCCGACGGCGTGACCTGCAACACGGTGGCCCCCGGTTACACCGCCACGGATCGCCTGAAGGCCCTGCACCAGTCCCCGGCCGACGCCGAGAAGCTCACGGCCCGCATTCCCGCCCGGCGCTTCGGCCAGCCCCAGGAGGTGGCCGCCGCGATCGCCTTCCTCGCCACGAACGAGGCCGCCTACATCACCGGCCAGGAGATTCTGGTCGACGGCGGCTGGAGCATCTGA
- a CDS encoding sigma-70 family RNA polymerase sigma factor, whose product MTDDSLFLDVPDETLMLLMVARNEEALRELHRRYARLLYGLGQRMLRQPDDVDSCVQDAFMNAWKHAERFDPGRARVKTWLVSIAHHRFLQQLRDRPETALELEDWDEPTAAADPADRIMAQQAVQALDGSHRQLVELMYYRGYTHSELATMTGLPLGTVKSRLRTALDHMRSALGTEGGERA is encoded by the coding sequence ATGACCGATGACAGTCTCTTCCTTGATGTGCCCGATGAGACGCTGATGCTTCTGATGGTGGCCCGCAACGAGGAAGCCCTGCGCGAACTGCACCGGCGCTATGCCCGGCTGCTCTACGGTCTGGGACAGCGCATGCTCCGGCAGCCCGACGACGTCGATTCCTGCGTACAGGACGCGTTCATGAACGCCTGGAAACATGCGGAGCGCTTCGATCCGGGGAGGGCCAGGGTCAAGACCTGGCTGGTGAGCATCGCCCACCACCGCTTCCTTCAGCAGCTGCGCGACCGTCCGGAAACGGCCCTGGAACTCGAGGACTGGGACGAACCGACCGCCGCCGCCGATCCGGCGGACCGCATCATGGCCCAGCAGGCGGTGCAGGCTCTGGACGGCTCGCACCGGCAACTGGTGGAGCTGATGTATTACCGGGGCTACACTCACTCTGAACTGGCGACCATGACGGGTCTGCCGCTGGGGACGGTGAAATCAAGATTGCGAACGGCGCTCGATCACATGAGGTCGGCGCTGGGAACGGAAGGAGGGGAAAGAGCGTGA
- the tatC gene encoding twin-arginine translocase subunit TatC: protein MTLPSTDLKSAPLFDHLDELRKRLIISVVFLAIGLGIAFQYRVALIELIKVPLQGSEQYRLGVIKVVTQGLTDQFVLALNLSFWAGFAAALPLILGQVWGFIAPGLYPHERRWALPFVIGAGFSFLAGAVFGYYLVLPTMVGFLLDFLAGSVTPLLNLRDYIGTVTTFLVAFGLSFELPILAVILTRIGLVNHVLLRKGWRIALVGIMLFAAIITPTPDPTSMLVVAVPLYLLYELGVILSRVFRLPPPEETPILGT, encoded by the coding sequence ATGACGCTGCCCAGCACCGACCTCAAAAGTGCCCCGCTGTTCGACCACCTGGACGAGCTGCGCAAGCGGCTGATCATCAGCGTGGTGTTCCTGGCGATTGGTCTGGGCATCGCCTTCCAGTACCGCGTGGCCCTGATCGAACTGATCAAGGTGCCCCTCCAGGGCAGCGAGCAGTACCGGCTGGGTGTGATCAAGGTCGTGACCCAGGGCCTGACCGACCAGTTCGTCCTCGCGCTCAACCTGTCCTTCTGGGCGGGGTTCGCCGCGGCCCTGCCCCTGATCCTGGGTCAGGTCTGGGGGTTCATCGCTCCCGGTCTCTACCCACACGAGAGGCGCTGGGCGTTGCCCTTCGTCATCGGGGCTGGATTCTCCTTCCTGGCTGGCGCGGTCTTCGGCTACTACCTCGTGCTGCCGACGATGGTCGGGTTCCTGCTGGACTTCCTGGCGGGCAGCGTGACCCCACTCCTCAACCTGCGGGACTACATCGGAACGGTCACGACCTTCCTGGTCGCCTTCGGGCTGTCCTTCGAGCTGCCCATCCTGGCAGTCATCCTGACCCGGATCGGCCTCGTGAACCATGTGCTCCTGAGAAAAGGCTGGCGGATCGCCCTGGTGGGGATCATGCTGTTCGCCGCCATCATCACGCCCACGCCTGACCCGACCAGTATGCTCGTGGTCGCCGTGCCGCTGTACCTGCTCTACGAGCTGGGCGTGATCCTCTCGCGCGTGTTCCGCCTGCCCCCACCCGAGGAAACGCCTATCCTGGGCACCTGA
- a CDS encoding twin-arginine translocase TatA/TatE family subunit, with translation MSLGPLEIILLLVVVALIFGARKLPELGKGLGQGIREFKKETTDHDKDKAAITDVPSRPLDPVTGAPTATPVADNVRDRRA, from the coding sequence ATGTCATTAGGCCCACTCGAAATCATCCTGCTGCTCGTCGTCGTCGCCCTCATCTTCGGGGCCCGCAAGCTGCCTGAACTCGGCAAGGGGCTCGGCCAGGGCATCCGCGAGTTCAAGAAGGAAACCACCGATCACGACAAGGACAAGGCGGCCATCACCGACGTGCCCAGCCGGCCGCTCGACCCGGTGACGGGTGCGCCGACCGCCACCCCGGTGGCCGACAACGTCCGCGACCGCCGCGCCTGA
- the folE gene encoding GTP cyclohydrolase I FolE, which translates to MSAADEKQEVPGLRALTHSWLDAIGEDPEREGLLKTPHRVAKAWGFLTAGYHKTLHDAVGDAVFAAEGSEMVIVKDIEFYSMCEHHMLPFYGRAHIAYIPDGQILGLSKFARVVDLYSRRLQVQERITTQIADAVQELLAPRGVAVMMEGVHLCMAMRGVQKQNSSTTTSAMRGLFKDDPRTRAEFMSAVQVTLRSR; encoded by the coding sequence ATCAGTGCCGCCGACGAGAAACAGGAGGTGCCCGGCCTGCGCGCCCTGACCCACAGCTGGCTGGACGCCATCGGCGAAGACCCGGAGCGCGAGGGCCTGCTCAAGACCCCCCACCGGGTCGCCAAGGCCTGGGGCTTCCTGACCGCCGGCTACCACAAGACCCTGCACGACGCCGTGGGCGACGCCGTGTTCGCCGCCGAGGGCAGCGAGATGGTCATCGTGAAGGACATCGAGTTCTACTCCATGTGCGAGCACCACATGCTGCCCTTCTACGGCCGGGCGCACATCGCCTACATCCCCGACGGGCAGATCCTGGGACTGAGCAAGTTCGCGCGGGTCGTGGATCTGTATTCGCGGCGGCTGCAGGTACAGGAGCGCATCACCACCCAGATCGCGGACGCGGTGCAGGAACTCCTGGCGCCCCGTGGGGTGGCCGTGATGATGGAAGGCGTGCACCTGTGCATGGCCATGCGTGGCGTGCAGAAGCAGAACTCCAGCACCACGACCTCGGCCATGCGCGGGCTCTTCAAGGACGACCCGCGCACCCGCGCCGAGTTCATGAGCGCGGTGCAGGTCACGCTGCGAAGCCGCTGA
- a CDS encoding HD domain-containing protein: protein MLHRRLLLRLRRKALGYAAKARRLRRSVREDSAHPDDRWALTHLTPEERRVYLGMDARDREHACRVTRHLLSDHPDAEPEVIAAALLHDCGKSLRPYRVAERVLVGLIPNRVARLLPPVGALGIRAHHPELGARLLAHAGARPRVARLVARHHHPGGDPEAGLLHHYDDQE from the coding sequence ATGCTGCACCGCCGCCTGCTCCTTCGCCTGCGGCGCAAAGCGCTGGGGTACGCGGCCAAGGCCCGCCGCCTGCGGCGAAGCGTCCGCGAGGACAGCGCCCACCCGGACGACCGCTGGGCGCTCACCCACCTGACCCCCGAGGAGCGGCGGGTCTACCTGGGTATGGACGCCCGCGACCGCGAGCACGCCTGCCGCGTGACCCGCCATCTGCTGAGCGACCACCCGGATGCCGAGCCCGAGGTGATCGCCGCCGCGCTGCTGCACGACTGCGGCAAGAGCCTGCGCCCCTACCGCGTGGCCGAGCGCGTGCTGGTGGGTCTGATCCCCAACCGCGTCGCGCGGCTGCTGCCGCCCGTGGGCGCCCTGGGCATCCGCGCCCACCACCCGGAACTGGGCGCCCGGTTGCTGGCGCATGCCGGCGCGCGCCCCCGCGTGGCCCGCTTGGTCGCCCGTCACCACCACCCGGGCGGCGATCCCGAGGCGGGGCTGCTCCACCACTACGACGATCAGGAGTGA
- the glmU gene encoding bifunctional UDP-N-acetylglucosamine diphosphorylase/glucosamine-1-phosphate N-acetyltransferase GlmU, which produces MNTTDRPLDVVILAAGQGTRMKSALPKVLHPVAGRPMVAWAVKAAQELGARQVVVVTGHGADRVEAALAGSGVTFARQEQQLGTGHAFLCGVDALHAHGDADVLVLYGDTPLLQTRTLRSLLADHQGQASALTILSGELPDATGYGRIIRDASGHVERIVEQKDATPAERAVREFNSGVYVMDARAPELARQITNDNASGEYYLTDLLGLYRAEGAQASAFKLDNPDEVQGANDRLGLADLGALLQSRINMAHMAAGVSIQAPETVFIEDTVVLGRDVTLEPGVILRGQTRVAAGVTVGAYSVVSDCVLDEGVTVKPHSVLDGARVGAGSDIGPFARLRPGTVLGEAVHIGNFVETKNAVLAPGVKAGHLAYLGDVTIGAETNVGAGTIVANFDGVNKHPSRIGAGVFIGSNSTIIAPREIGDAAFIAAGSAVHDHVPEGAMAVARGKQRNLEGWSKRYWGGLKDKVDVKLPWLSAWLGRQD; this is translated from the coding sequence ATGAACACAACGGATCGTCCGCTGGACGTGGTCATTCTCGCGGCGGGACAGGGCACCCGCATGAAGTCGGCGCTGCCCAAGGTGCTGCACCCCGTTGCCGGCCGCCCCATGGTGGCCTGGGCCGTGAAGGCCGCGCAGGAGCTGGGCGCGCGACAGGTGGTCGTGGTGACCGGTCACGGGGCCGACCGCGTGGAGGCGGCCCTGGCCGGCAGCGGCGTGACCTTCGCCCGCCAGGAGCAGCAGCTGGGCACCGGCCACGCCTTCCTGTGCGGGGTGGACGCCCTGCACGCCCACGGCGACGCCGACGTGCTGGTGCTGTATGGCGACACGCCCCTGCTGCAGACCCGCACGCTGCGCTCGCTGCTGGCCGACCACCAGGGGCAGGCCAGCGCCCTGACCATCCTGAGCGGCGAACTGCCCGACGCGACCGGCTACGGGCGGATCATCCGGGACGCCAGCGGGCACGTGGAGCGCATCGTGGAGCAGAAGGACGCCACGCCGGCCGAGCGGGCCGTACGCGAGTTCAACTCCGGGGTGTATGTCATGGACGCCCGCGCCCCCGAGCTGGCCCGGCAGATCACCAACGACAACGCCTCGGGCGAGTATTACCTGACCGACCTGCTGGGCCTCTACCGCGCCGAGGGTGCCCAGGCCAGTGCCTTCAAGCTCGACAACCCGGACGAGGTGCAGGGCGCCAACGACCGGCTGGGCCTGGCCGATCTGGGCGCCCTGCTGCAGAGCCGCATCAACATGGCCCACATGGCGGCGGGCGTGAGCATCCAGGCGCCCGAGACGGTGTTCATCGAGGACACCGTGGTGCTGGGCCGCGACGTGACCCTGGAACCCGGCGTGATCCTGCGCGGCCAGACCCGCGTCGCGGCGGGCGTGACGGTGGGCGCCTACTCGGTCGTCAGCGACTGCGTGCTGGACGAGGGCGTGACCGTCAAGCCGCATTCGGTGCTGGACGGCGCACGGGTCGGCGCGGGCAGCGACATCGGGCCGTTCGCCCGCCTGCGGCCCGGCACGGTGCTGGGCGAGGCCGTGCACATCGGCAACTTCGTGGAGACCAAGAACGCCGTGCTGGCGCCTGGGGTCAAGGCCGGGCACCTCGCCTACCTGGGTGACGTCACCATCGGCGCCGAGACCAACGTCGGGGCGGGCACCATCGTCGCCAACTTCGACGGGGTGAACAAGCACCCCAGCCGCATCGGGGCGGGCGTGTTCATCGGCTCGAACTCGACCATCATTGCGCCGCGCGAGATCGGAGACGCCGCCTTCATCGCCGCCGGCAGCGCTGTCCACGACCACGTGCCCGAGGGCGCGATGGCCGTGGCGCGGGGCAAGCAGCGCAACCTCGAAGGCTGGTCGAAACGGTACTGGGGCGGCCTGAAGGACAAGGTTGACGTGAAACTGCCGTGGCTCTCGGCGTGGCTGGGGCGTCAGGACTGA
- the glpX gene encoding class II fructose-bisphosphatase, translating to MTAKRQTASTPTQSFEHALVLETARVTEGAALAASRFLGLGDKNAVDGAGTEAMRELLNSLDIRGTVVIGEGEMDEAPMLYIGEQVGSGQYEVDIAVDPVEGTAVTAKGLPNGLAVIALSERGGLMHAPDCYMDKLIVPPPAAGKVNLNWPVEANLNVIAQSLEREVDDLMVTILDRERHADLIRRVRGAGARVKLIGDGDVVAGLAVGVRGTGVHALMGSGGAPEGVLSAAACKCLGAEIQGRFIAEDDAMRERFRQMGVDEHKVYKTGDLAPGQQMVFSATGITYGELLNGVRRFAGGARTHTLVMGYATRVVRFIDSVHLEDDKARVTIRV from the coding sequence ATGACAGCCAAGCGGCAGACGGCCAGCACCCCCACCCAGAGTTTCGAGCACGCGCTGGTGCTGGAAACCGCGCGGGTCACGGAGGGCGCGGCGCTGGCGGCCAGCCGCTTCCTGGGCCTGGGCGACAAGAACGCGGTCGACGGCGCGGGCACCGAGGCCATGCGGGAGCTGCTCAACTCCCTGGACATCCGGGGCACCGTGGTGATCGGGGAGGGCGAGATGGACGAGGCGCCCATGCTGTACATCGGCGAGCAGGTGGGCTCCGGGCAGTACGAGGTGGACATCGCGGTCGATCCGGTCGAGGGCACGGCCGTGACCGCCAAGGGGCTGCCCAACGGGCTGGCCGTGATCGCGCTCTCGGAACGCGGCGGCCTGATGCACGCGCCCGACTGCTACATGGACAAGCTGATCGTGCCGCCGCCCGCCGCCGGCAAGGTCAACCTGAACTGGCCGGTCGAGGCCAACCTGAACGTGATCGCCCAGAGCCTGGAGCGCGAGGTCGACGACCTGATGGTCACCATCCTGGATCGGGAGCGGCATGCGGACCTGATCCGCCGGGTGCGGGGGGCCGGCGCCCGCGTGAAGCTGATCGGCGACGGCGACGTGGTGGCGGGGTTGGCGGTCGGGGTGCGCGGCACGGGCGTCCACGCCCTGATGGGCTCGGGCGGCGCGCCGGAGGGCGTGCTCTCGGCCGCCGCCTGCAAGTGCCTGGGCGCCGAGATCCAGGGCCGCTTCATCGCGGAGGACGACGCGATGCGCGAGCGCTTCCGGCAGATGGGCGTGGACGAACACAAGGTGTACAAGACGGGCGACCTCGCGCCGGGCCAGCAGATGGTCTTCAGCGCCACCGGCATCACCTACGGCGAACTGCTCAACGGCGTGCGGCGCTTCGCGGGCGGAGCACGCACCCACACCCTGGTCATGGGCTACGCCACCCGCGTGGTGCGCTTCATCGATTCCGTGCATTTGGAAGACGACAAGGCCCGCGTGACCATCCGGGTGTAG
- a CDS encoding anti-sigma factor domain-containing protein, with product MNVDRDQVLASALGQLSPAEEAEVQAALKANPSLQAQWQADQDALSLLLDELDLEDVQVPADAEDRLMTRLRAEEGQLAGSPAGVAAPLVAAPPAPSTPQPVARPEARPLPEKRAARPAWWLALPLGLAAALALLFALRPAADPLQQYAGQPGAVSREVTAGGQTLGTLVRLSDGRVFVKLRRPTDTGRTYQLWRIQAGKPVSLGVFGEQGVLTSPLPQGATLAVSVEPPGGSAQPTTQPLFAQEI from the coding sequence GTGAATGTCGACCGGGATCAAGTGCTGGCCAGTGCGTTGGGGCAGCTTTCCCCAGCCGAGGAGGCCGAGGTGCAGGCGGCGCTGAAGGCCAATCCGTCCCTGCAGGCCCAGTGGCAGGCCGATCAGGACGCGCTGAGCCTGCTCCTGGACGAGCTGGATCTGGAGGATGTGCAGGTTCCCGCCGACGCCGAGGATCGTCTGATGACGCGCCTCCGTGCGGAGGAAGGCCAGCTGGCCGGGTCACCCGCCGGGGTTGCTGCCCCCCTGGTCGCGGCCCCGCCTGCCCCCTCCACGCCGCAGCCGGTCGCCCGTCCAGAGGCGCGACCGCTGCCGGAGAAACGGGCCGCCCGTCCGGCCTGGTGGCTGGCCCTGCCGCTCGGCCTCGCCGCTGCGCTGGCCCTGCTGTTCGCGCTGCGCCCCGCGGCCGACCCGCTGCAGCAGTATGCGGGGCAACCCGGCGCGGTGAGCCGTGAGGTCACGGCCGGGGGCCAGACCCTCGGTACCCTGGTACGGCTGAGCGATGGCCGGGTCTTCGTGAAGCTCAGGCGCCCTACAGATACGGGCCGCACCTACCAGTTGTGGCGGATCCAGGCGGGCAAGCCCGTCTCTCTGGGCGTCTTCGGGGAACAGGGGGTGCTGACGTCACCGCTGCCACAGGGCGCGACCCTGGCGGTCAGCGTGGAGCCTCCCGGGGGCAGCGCCCAGCCCACCACCCAGCCGCTGTTCGCCCAGGAGATCTAG